CGCCCACTACATGAGCGTGTTCTCCAACGATCCGGCCACGCAGGAACTGCGCGAGGCCTATGCGATCCGCGAGAACCCGGTGCCGGACGAGAACAACCGCCGCCTGATGACGGGCTTCTTCTTCTGGGCCTCGTGGGCGACCGCCACCAACCGTCCCGACGACGTCAAGTCCTACACCAACAATTTCCCGCACGAACCGCTGGTAGGCAACACGCCGACCGCCAGCAGCTTCATGTGGTCGATGTTCTCGATCCTGTTCATGATCGCCGGCATCGGTTTGCTGTCGTGGCACTACGCCGCGTATCACGGCAAGGAAAAGCCGCTGGCACCACCCGCCCAGGATCCGGCGCGGGCGATCGTCGTGACCCCGTCCATGCGTGCCACCGCCAAGTACTTCTGGTTGGTGATGGCCCTGTTCCTGGTGCAGATCCTGATGGGCGCGACCACCGCGCACTACCAGGTCGAGGGCCAGGAGGCCTACGGGTTCGCCCTCTCCGAGTGGCTGCCGTATGCGGTTACCCGCAGCTGGCACACGCAGCTGGCGATCCTGTGGATTGCGACCGCGTGGCTGGCCACCGGCCTGTACCTGGGGCCGGCGATTTCCGGGCATGAGCCGAAATACCAGAAATTCGGCGTCAACTTCCTCTTCATCAGCCTGATCATCATTGTCGTGGGCGCGTTTGCCGGCCAGTGGATGGCGGTGATGGGCAAGCTGGGCAAGATCCCGAACTTCTGGTTTGGCCACCAGGGCTGGGAATACGTCGACATCGGCCGTTTCTGGCAGATCTACCTGTTCATCGGACTGATGCTGTGGCTGACCCTCGTCGGTCGCGCCCTGTGGCCGGCGATGCGGGCCAAGAACCAGACCTCCTCGATCGCGGGCCTGTTGTTCCTGTCCACCGTCGCCATCGGCATCCTGTATGCCGCCGGCCTGATGTGGAAGGAAAACACCCACATCTCGATCGTCACCTACTGGAAGTTCTGGATCGTCCACCTGTGGGTGGAGGGCTTCTTCGAGGTGTTCGCCGTCGCGGTGATCAGCTTCATCTTCGTCAAGCTCGGCCTGGTGCGCGGGCGCTCGGCGACGATCAACGTGCTGTTCGCGACCATCGTGTTCATGGCCGGCGGCGTGCTGGGCATGTTCCACCACCTGTACTTCGCCGGCGTCACCACCGGGGTGATCGCGCTGGGCGCGAGCATTTCCGCGCTGGAAGTGGTGCCACTGGCCTTGATCGGCCTGGAGGCGCACGAGACCTGGAAGAGCAGCCGCGCCACGCCATGGATGCAGCAGTACAAGTGGCCGATCATGTTCTTCCTGGCGGTGAGCTTCTGGAACCTGATCGGTGCGGGCCTGCTGGGCTTCCTGATCAACACCCCGCTGGCGCTGTTCTACATGCAGGGCACCAACCTGACCGCCGCCCACGGCCATACCGCGCTGTTTGGCGTGTACGGCATGCTCGGCATCGGCCTGATGCTGTACTGCCTGCGTGGCCTCAAGCCGGACCTGGTCTGGCGCGAGGGACTGCTGCGCAGCGGCTTCTGGGCGCTCAACATCGGCCTGCTGCTGATGATGACGCTGACCCTGCTGCCGATGGGCGTTCTGCAGCTGGAAGCCAACCTGGAGAACGGTTACTGGTACGCACGTTCGGCCGAGTTCATGACCCGTCCGATCATCGATGTGCTGGTCTGGCTGCG
The genomic region above belongs to Lysobacter avium and contains:
- a CDS encoding nitric-oxide reductase large subunit; its protein translation is MQITRRLWLGLGALLIVSFGIMLWIGKDLYQTAPPMPEQVVTESGEVLYTRADIEAGRRVWQEMGGQQSGSIWGHGALVAPDWSAEWLHKEVVAMLDIRSRIEFGMPYEQLNESEQAKLHAEIKPEIRANTYDPQTGSIVVSDERAQAISQVAAHYMSVFSNDPATQELREAYAIRENPVPDENNRRLMTGFFFWASWATATNRPDDVKSYTNNFPHEPLVGNTPTASSFMWSMFSILFMIAGIGLLSWHYAAYHGKEKPLAPPAQDPARAIVVTPSMRATAKYFWLVMALFLVQILMGATTAHYQVEGQEAYGFALSEWLPYAVTRSWHTQLAILWIATAWLATGLYLGPAISGHEPKYQKFGVNFLFISLIIIVVGAFAGQWMAVMGKLGKIPNFWFGHQGWEYVDIGRFWQIYLFIGLMLWLTLVGRALWPAMRAKNQTSSIAGLLFLSTVAIGILYAAGLMWKENTHISIVTYWKFWIVHLWVEGFFEVFAVAVISFIFVKLGLVRGRSATINVLFATIVFMAGGVLGMFHHLYFAGVTTGVIALGASISALEVVPLALIGLEAHETWKSSRATPWMQQYKWPIMFFLAVSFWNLIGAGLLGFLINTPLALFYMQGTNLTAAHGHTALFGVYGMLGIGLMLYCLRGLKPDLVWREGLLRSGFWALNIGLLLMMTLTLLPMGVLQLEANLENGYWYARSAEFMTRPIIDVLVWLRVPGDTIFAAGAFMIALFVLSLWLGPRRARKTVSGRLETESSL